One Nicotiana tabacum cultivar K326 chromosome 23, ASM71507v2, whole genome shotgun sequence genomic window, TAcataatttcaactcatgaatatgtaagaactcacaacatattggaaatacctacgaagcatagcattagttaaaacaaccacatttggacatgacttgagtacataagatTTTGGACAATTTTATTTTcggagtcaatttggaatagttgaaccaaagctcatttcataatctttcacacatcatttcatttcattggtgctattggccataagtataactttcattattgGTACGCTGTCCACACTTTATATCCACTactcactactttcacttttaagaatctttatagattatcgacaacaaTGAATCTCTAATCATGACTtttagtacacatatgagcaattaagagtcttaagcacattgagatttcttacacaatttggcataatagccttcacttgaaacacgacttgaagtcataacattttaatacccaactcatgctttgaacacaTTTCCGAAGGATTACATCCTATGATAAGAGCATCCGgaatacattttgaacatatacctttcaacacaaagcttattcggaatagttaatttataatgaataactcgaaacttacaagaacatcatgtgattcaattctaggagagaagtttagccaacttACCTTTCTTGAGCATTCCTTTAATTACTACGATGTTCCGAAAattttagcaacttcaatctattttgagacataaaaaattgaaaataaattaggaagatattcatggttttagctcacttgagtattttatcaaacactaggtgtttAAATTTAACTataaggttcttctacaagatttccttcacccTACAACCAATTCAACACCAAGAATTCACCCATACTAGTTCAATGGCATTTCCATGATCTTTGTTGGTACATACATGCATAAAGAGTacctcccacacccaagaattaccctactaattacccatttctagttcaattccgaaattgagggttagggtgtagaatcttacctctatgATGAAGATCTAGTGATTTTTCCTTATTAATCTCCAAGGATTCGCGCAAGAATAGAAAAACCAATTATTGAGGAACTCTCCCTCTCTCAAGGGCGCTCTCTCACTCtcaaaaatatcagattttgcaAGACAAATGGTCCACAACACCTATATAACGAAATTGGATCGggttataaaaaaattaaaattgcacagccgcgccgcatggggcgccgcgCGGAAGTGAAAAATGTGCCCAAAAAGCATTTTTCGAAGTGTTCTGGAAATCCCAACAGGCACGTCGCATGGGGTGGCGCGGTAGTATCACCTTCTGCCagtttttggtaatttggtcgtaacttcttgtaggagtatccaaatgacgaacggtttgaagcgttagaaactagactcaaagggctttaatgtgataggtagatcacctccCAAGTTATAGTAGTTTGGTAACAGCATGCGTTTGAAATAGGATCTTATGCGAATTGAGACATTCTTTctacttaatgtatccaacttgttccacacaaattcTTGTCATTCataaaactccttagtatgttccaataCACCTaatcatatattttttatttcaaaaaaatatagttctatcccatgggtctcctttaatactcgaacatgttattcccaaataccgttggcgcactgtaaaatcttaaatcattagaaaattaTAACGGGACCTTACACAATGTATCATTTTACTTGCGGAATAATCACCACAAAGTTTTCTAATCCAGAAATATGAACACTgcataattatttttctttttctttttttcttcttttcctctttaaGCCACACTAATAAGGAGTTCAGGATTCAGGATTCATGTGCATAAAGAGAGCAAAATTTGGATCGATTATTCCACCAGACTCCGCCAAGCTAGCATTGTATCAGATAGCGGTCACCTATTAAGATTTGGAAAAAGAAGAATAGATTACCTATAGTTTTTTCCCCTGTTAAATTGTAAGTTTTAATTTTTCGTGACTTTCACTCAATTTATTGATCGTTATTGTACGCAATAAGTAGCAACGTAATTACTAAATAGTAATAGGTCTCATCGTACGATGACCACCAGATTGAAATCTTGAATCCGCCAAattttttgatgattttgaatcatattaACACGCAGCTAACATAAATGTGATGGAATTTTTGGAATCTCTTCACTCTTAATTTAAAGTCGTAAATTCGAATGGTGGTAGTAATAGTGGCAATGGTGGGGGAGGGGAAGGGAATTTTagtgttgaaaaaaaataaatagaaaggaGGATAAAATGGGTTAGGAGCATTGAGGTGGCATGCCATGTGACATCCCCCTTATCAAATGTCAGTGTCATGTGAGATTGGATGTTCAACTTGGACAAACTTAATGGAAGGGGGTATATTCGAACCAATAGTATTACAACAGGGTATATTTGGACTGAAAGTATAACGAGAGTTATATTTAAACCTTTTCTCATAGTACAAGGGTACATTTGGCCATTTTCCattgaaataaaaagaaatagaCACTAATTTGATTGCCATTAGAGCCTTCTTGCGGTGGAAGCCATGTCTTCAAAGTGGTCTCAACCGGattccttcttttctttgttgTATATATCAGTACTTATTACTGAAAAATGTTACAGGTCTTTGGCTTCGTATGACTCTATTCATCACCTCTTCAAAAATTTAAAGGAGGTCTTCACTATCTTTCATCGAGGTTTGACGGGGTAGACATGACCTTTGGAGAAAATACCTAGACTGTCGAATTGCATAAGAAACCTGATCTTCTCAACAAGAATGACTGCCCAAAATTTTACAAAGATCAAAAAATTGAATTGGAGAAAAGAAAGACCAGGTCTGGGGGGATCGGGCGACGAGGAAGTGGGCAGTGAATAATAGGAGAGAAGGAGGTGATCTGGAAAAAGAATTGCAAAAGATATATTTTATACTTCCTATGTGTCGTGTATCGATTTGTTATATTTGCtacaacatggcatgtgagagtCACACATTTTATTTTGAGAGATTGTTAGTTTTGTGTCTAATAGACACATTTCCTTTTGAGTTTAGGTGTTCAATTGGTAAATCCCTTAGTTCAGGTGTTCAAAAAACAAAGGCAAGTTTAAGGGGCCGCGTGTGTATTCAGCCTTTAACCTTTGACCTGAGAACATTACCCGCATTAATGGTAAACGATAAACCACAACTTTTTTGCCCCAAGAGTTCAAATATTGCCTGTCTAGTTATTAGATGCGTTAACGTAACACCAATGAAATGAGGGGAAAACAAAGAAGTTATCGTCCATATGGAACTTAATTAAAACTTGATAATGCAGTTGTAACAAAAAACGAGGGCCAAAAAGTAACTTTCATTTGTATTGTTTAGTTGACTAAAAACCATATACAGTACAAGAAATAGATAAGGCATAAGCTCGCTCGCAGTTTTAGATTATTTAATTTATAGTTAAAGATGACAAATTTCTTGTTTTATCTCATTCAGCAAAGGCCAAAGGTTTGAATCCATGCTTTAGGCTGGCTTCCCAAATCTTGTCAATGTCAATCATATTGTCTCCACACTCATGTACATCCCATCCTTCTAAGGCATGCACAATTCCAGCCACTCTTGGCGCACTCATTGCTCTTCTTGGTAGCCAATTCTGCTAGTTCCCATACATCAAAATGTCAAACgctttttttattaaaagaaacaaacaaaaaaaaaaaaaaaaaagagagagagagagagagaaagagagaaagcaAGTCTGTAAAGCTTTTGAGGATGATATATAAGAAGAAATATATAAAAAGAAGGGTCTAAGTAATATACATTGACATTAAAAATTTTACTTAATAATTATCAATTCATTTTAATTTGTTATCGTAAGTAACCTGGCTCATTTTAAATTCTTATAGTGTTAGTATATTTTAATATGTTATAACAAGTAACATTTCTTATTTTAGAGACTTCAACTTTATATATTGAGTAAAATAATGCTTACAATATTAGATTAACTACAGATAATCTTTCTATAATGATTGGAACTAATAACCTGAAAGATAagttggttatttgctacaataAGTAAAAgtacatccataatataatttgtttttaaattgacagtgtatataacttaaatttatTTATAAACTCCAAATAGAAAGAACACAAAAATTAATCTTCACAAACCTCACAAGCATGCAAATTTTGTAGAGAAGGGGGAGCTAGCATTGCAGGAGGGTGGTGATAGAAACAGTCGTGGCGAGCTTTTTTAGGAGGCAGCTGCGAGAATGGGAAGAAAAGTGTCCCTTTTGCTGccttcatttgttcttcctctgTTAATCCATCTCCAACTACCCATATCTATTAACAACAAGATAACGACCCTTAATATGTAAATCGGAAAATATTAAAGTAAAATATTCGTACTAGTCGTTTTTTTCCCACGCAAAAATTAATTACTTTTCAtacttaaaaagaagaagaaaaggaaacaagaactttGAAAAGAGATGCAGAGGGAAATTTTACCTTCTGATCAAATGTCTTTGACAGCACGAAATTACCCTGACAACTAGTAGCAAGTTTAAGTTTCTCGTAGTCACTTTCGTACAAAGTAGCCACCTGATATTAAGAATAGTAAGATcgattaagaaaagaaaaaagccgAAGAACATGATAATTTAATTGGAAGAACTGTACAACTTAAACAATCAACTAAAATGGCAGCCTATCATCTCTCCACTCTTTAAATATGGTGCGTGTATGACCGATTATAGTTGGTGATCAtcaatattatataaataaaatttggCCGCACTAATGTAATCGGGATTTTATTTCCTAACCAACCAAGAATTAGGTTATCCAATTCATGAATGAGGTAATATCAAATAAATTCGTCAAGAAAGAATTGATTAACATTTTATAGATCATAGAATACAGAAAGTTTTTACCACATGGCATGACCAGTTGAACGAGAGCTTAAGTGAGTTGGCACAGCCAGTTTGAAGAATGACTATACATGAGAAAGTTAGGTAATCATTAATATAAAACTTCTTCAATCAAGAATTGTTTAGCCAATTCATGAGCGTTTAAGTGAGTGGGGCCAGCCAATTTAAAGACTAGTTATTACTAATGAAAACTATATCATTTTGAGGATATATAGTAGAATTACAAAGAATAGGCAAACCACATTTAACAATGTTATCCTTCAATCAAATTTGATTGATGACTGCATGTTCTTATTAAATGAAGCAGAATGAAGTGGCGAACCATTTAGCTAAATATGGATATAATTTAGATGTTTTTGGGAGCCTAACACGGTATCTTGCTCCACGtcctatttttgttgtttttacttttgaaagGACAAGCTAGGAACTGTGTGTCCTACAGTAGTCTCAATTTATAATGACTCTTTATACATGTTTCTTAATAAATATCTCTATtaccaaaaacaaaagaaatttcctttttgagttttcttttatACATTGATAGTATAAAAAATGATCAAATCACTTGAACCATAATCCAGCTATCGTTCGTAAGAAGTTggattaaataaaattaaagtaaggcagtttacctgctgacaataaaaaacaatttaaaatacaaTAATAGTGTATACATTCTTTTATATGTATTAAACAAAGGGAGGATCTATGCAGGGCATTAGGGGCAGTACTGGACCCTCggataaaattttatatatttattggtATTTCACACAAAAAAGTTGATATTATTAAAAGGTGGCACTCAGTAATAAAATAACTGTTTGGTGCCATGGTTAAAATGTCAAAATTCAAAGCCCCAGATCCGGGATCAAGACTTGCTCCTTGTCCCTACTTGCTTCCTCAGTCTtattccagggtaggggtaaggtctgcgtacacactacactcctagtaggattatactgggttgttgttgtatttcaTTTCTTTCGGCTccttttcttaattaattttatttcctATTCTTGATACCTTCTCTCTCTTTGTCCAATCCatttttattacttatttaaattatatatttgcttcctttaatttttcttttttatagaCCTTCAAAAATTCGTATGAAGGTGATTTTAATAATtttctcttctttattcatctatttttttaattttcaatttcttttagaATGATGGCATCAATAAACATAAAATTAATCTAGCTACATGTAGATTGAAGGGGTGTCTTtgctaatttaaaattttattttatgtctTTTAATCATATTATTCACTAGGATTTGGATAGAAAGAACTACATCGAAATGAATAAAACTAATATGGTTTGGTGAtcacatatttatttatataccaaaaattatgTAAATCGAATCTCGAATTAATTCAAATGGATCGAACTAACCCGACCCGAATTAATTCACGGATCGAACCGATTAAATGTACACCTTAATTCAATCTCCTTCACTAATGGtagattttattaaaaataatggCACATGTAGTtatcaaatcctggatccgcctctgatacTAGCAATGTATATAAGGTAAACTTTTCTTTCCTTGATATAATATTAAGATTTTAATGAAGGAAGCAAAGAGCAAATAGTGAAAAGGGTAAGCATACCTGGATGCCCCTTTGACACAGAGAAGATGCAATAGAAAAGGCAATTTTAGTGAGGTTTCCTCTGAGAAACACTTGTGTTGTTCCTTTGGGGATGCTGTTTAGCGCAACAGCAACTGCCAAGCTACTTCCATCCACCACCTTGATCTTGATTTTGGGGTGCCTCTCTATGTAAATTTCTCCATTTCTATTAAGTTCCTCACCCTGTAAATTAAGATCATACTTATTAAGCAAAAAAACTAGCATAACAAATTCAATCAGAGATTAACTTCTATACACTAAAAGAGTTTTTGCACTATCATGTCACTTAAAACACAATAATAAGTAACCGTCTAAAGGATCAGCAATCTTGAAAAATAAGGTAAGGTACCTGTTATAataaattaaagtactcaaataatataaaaattatttacctTGCATATAAGTTAAATTCATTCATGAAATCAACTGGTCAAGCAATACCTCTTTAAGAGAAAAACTAGGTAAACTTTGACTTGCCTGGTTTAGAAGGCCAAGACTTAAGACCTTGGCACCTTTTTCTTCTGCTTGTAATATAGCATCCTCTATCAAGTTGTTAATAGCTTGTGATTGCCAATTCAACAAGTACTGCCCATTAAAAAAATTAGCACTGTCttagaagaaataaaaaaaaaactataatcTGATATTGAaaattattctattatgtattaTAACCTGTAAATTGTATCTTGGTATGGACCAAGATTGAAATTGAAACTTTTCCAAGTTATTTCTCTCCAAAATGAAAGTGCGTCCATAGATACAGTTGGTGATCATAGTCCACAAAGTGAGTGGCCACATGAACCAAATGTACCATTTTTTGTTTTGAGGCATTGAGGCCAATGAGGAAAATCCTAGCCTGAGATGGTAAATGGATTCTGGGGTTGTCAAATGTGTCAAATGTACCACATCTGGTGAATCTTCTTGCCTTTTTAGTGATTTTTCATATATTGAATCAGTAGACTTGTCCAGGGTCCCATAGATGTAGTCATAGATTGGCATAAAGAGCGAATAATTTGTTCGGAATTGAGTATGGTGCAGGGAGTGAAACCTGATAAATCAATGTCAACAATGTAATTGTCAATCATAAGATGGACTAGATAATGTACTAGCTAGCAAACTATGTTGCTCTGATCCTCACTAATGTTGgatcttttaaaaatatattataatggAGGATTTGACATGGATGCAATAATATGTTTGAGGATCGACCAAGCGACATAGTTAGCAAATAATTTCAATCAAAACTAGTTTTCATAGAGACCTTAGTTTTGCATAGAGATCTTTTAAAACAAGTTTTCACAAGAATGTTCATGTGGCACTAGACTTGACCATACACTCAAAGGGCGAATTCGGAATTTACAGTCaaaggtttatgtatttttagaactaCAAGTTTAGAATATAATATTTGatgaaattttaataaattttaacagacacacatatatatatatacatttcgtGAAAAATACTGAATTCAATTGAACCAATTAATAACATATAAGCTCTGTCGGCTTCCGGTTGTGCTCGTGGCATAAcaaaatttatggaaattgtggaaTAATATCCGGGTTGAATGAAAAACGACTTACGAGGGCGTATACATAAAGTATTTGAGAGGGGGAAAGATGGAGAAAATCCACTTGGGAATGAACTCAAAGTTGCAGTGCCCCATGTTATTCATGAGATCAATATAGGTAATGTAGCCAAAGAGAGAAGCCAGCGAAGCAGCCCCCGTGAACACTGTTGATAATGTTGGAATACCAAATAGCAGGAAATATGCTATATGCTCAGCAAACGGATGAATCACAGCTGAAAACATCaaacaagaaaatatacaaaaaaattaacatgaaattaaAATCCCATTTTCACAAAATAAGTCATTTTCTTACATGTGATGGGCTCAGTTGCAATAGAAGAGTGATGATGAGAATGATAACGAGAGTAGAGATAATG contains:
- the LOC107823602 gene encoding very-long-chain aldehyde decarbonylase CER1-like, translated to MATTPGFLTDWPWKHLGSFKYVILAPWIAHSVYCLATKEQHETDSTNLLILPFLLSRMLHNQLWISFSRYRTAKGNNRIVDKGIEFDQVDRESNWDDQIILNGILLYVFNTMSSAASNLPLWRSDGVIMSIFLHAGPVEFLYYWLHRSLHHHYLYSRYHSHHHSSIATEPITSVIHPFAEHIAYFLLFGIPTLSTVFTGAASLASLFGYITYIDLMNNMGHCNFEFIPKWIFSIFPPLKYFMYTPSFHSLHHTQFRTNYSLFMPIYDYIYGTLDKSTDSIYEKSLKRQEDSPDVVHLTHLTTPESIYHLRLGFSSLASMPQNKKWYIWFMWPLTLWTMITNCIYGRTFILERNNLEKFQFQSWSIPRYNLQYLLNWQSQAINNLIEDAILQAEEKGAKVLSLGLLNQGEELNRNGEIYIERHPKIKIKVVDGSSLAVAVALNSIPKGTTQVFLRGNLTKIAFSIASSLCQRGIQVATLYESDYEKLKLATSCQGNFVLSKTFDQKIWVVGDGLTEEEQMKAAKGTLFFPFSQLPPKKARHDCFYHHPPAMLAPPSLQNLHACENWLPRRAMSAPRVAGIVHALEGWDVHECGDNMIDIDKIWEASLKHGFKPLAFAE